From a single Cinclus cinclus chromosome 16, bCinCin1.1, whole genome shotgun sequence genomic region:
- the RHBDL1 gene encoding rhomboid-related protein 1 isoform X2, which translates to MDRSSLLQLIQEQLDPENTGFIGVETFASLVHSHELPLDPAKLDMLVALAQGNDEGQVCYQELVDLIIVFLCYGARLNKWVLQTYHPEYMKSPLVYHPGHRARAWRFLTYMFMHVGLEQLGFNALLQLMIGVPLEMVHGILRISFLYLAGVLAGSLTVSITDMRAPLVGGSGGVYALCSAHLANVVMNWAGMRCPYKLLRMVLALVCMSSEVGRAVWLRFSPPLPASGPQPSFMAHLAGAIVGISMGLTILRSYEESLQDQCGWWVLLLSYGTFLLFAVFWNIFAYDMLGAQIPPPP; encoded by the exons ATGGACAGGAGCTCCCTTCTGCAGCTCATCCAGGAGCAG CTCGACCCCGAAAACACTGGCTTCATCGGGGTGGAGACGTTCGCCAGCCTGGTGCACAGCCATGAGCTGCCCCTGGACCCCGCCAAGCTCGACATGCtggtggccctggcacagggcaaCGACGAGGGGCAGGTCTGCTATCAGGAGCTTGTAGACCTG ATCATTGTGTTCCTGTGCTACGGGGCCCGGCTGAACAAGTGGGTGCTGCAGACCTACCACCCCGAGTACATGAAGAGCCCCCTGGTCTACCACCCCGGGCACCGGGCACGCGCCTGGCGCTTCCTCACCTACATGTTCATGCACGTGGG gctggagcagctggggttCAACgccctcctgcagctgatgATAGGGGTGCCCCTGGAGATGGTGCACGGCATCCTGCGCATCAGCTTCCTCTACCTGGCCGGAGTCCTGGCAG GCTCCCTCACCGTCTCCATCACGGACATGAGGGCCCCCCTGGTCGGGGGCTCAGGGGGGGTCTAcgccctctgctctgctcacctCGCCAATGTTGTCATG AACTGGGCCGGGATGCGCTGTCCCTACAAGCTGCTGCGGATGGTGTTGGCGCTGGTGTGCA TGAGCTCCGAGGTTGGTCGCGCTGTCTGGCTCCGCTTCTCGCCGCCGCTGCCGGCCTCGGGCCCCCAGCCCAGCTTCATGGCGCACCTGGCAGGGGCCATCGTGGGCATCAGCATGGGGCTGACCATCCTGCGCAGCTACGAGGAAAGCCTGCAGGACCAGTGCGGctggtgggtgctgctgctgtcctacGGCACCTTCCTGCTCTTTGCCGTCTTCTGGAACATCTTCGCCTACGACATGCTGGGGGCACAGATCCCCCCCCCGCCGTag
- the RHBDL1 gene encoding rhomboid-related protein 1 isoform X1, translated as MDRSSLLQLIQEQLDPENTGFIGVETFASLVHSHELPLDPAKLDMLVALAQGNDEGQVCYQELVDLISSKRSSSFKRAIANGQRALPRDVLLDETGLGIYKRFVRYVAYEILPCEMDRRWYFYQHRTCPPPVFMAAVTLTQIIVFLCYGARLNKWVLQTYHPEYMKSPLVYHPGHRARAWRFLTYMFMHVGLEQLGFNALLQLMIGVPLEMVHGILRISFLYLAGVLAGSLTVSITDMRAPLVGGSGGVYALCSAHLANVVMNWAGMRCPYKLLRMVLALVCMSSEVGRAVWLRFSPPLPASGPQPSFMAHLAGAIVGISMGLTILRSYEESLQDQCGWWVLLLSYGTFLLFAVFWNIFAYDMLGAQIPPPP; from the exons ATGGACAGGAGCTCCCTTCTGCAGCTCATCCAGGAGCAG CTCGACCCCGAAAACACTGGCTTCATCGGGGTGGAGACGTTCGCCAGCCTGGTGCACAGCCATGAGCTGCCCCTGGACCCCGCCAAGCTCGACATGCtggtggccctggcacagggcaaCGACGAGGGGCAGGTCTGCTATCAGGAGCTTGTAGACCTG ATCAGCAGCAAGCGCTCCAGCAGCTTCAAGCGCGCCATCGCCAACGGGCAGCGGGCGCTGCCCCGCGACGTCCTGCTGGACGAGACCGGCCTCGGCATCTACAAACGCTTCGTCCGCTACGTGGCCTACGAGATCCTGCCCTGCGAGATGGACCGGCGCTGGTACTTCTACCAGCACCGCACCTGCCCGCCCCCTGTCTTCATGGCAGCCGTCACCCTCACCCAG ATCATTGTGTTCCTGTGCTACGGGGCCCGGCTGAACAAGTGGGTGCTGCAGACCTACCACCCCGAGTACATGAAGAGCCCCCTGGTCTACCACCCCGGGCACCGGGCACGCGCCTGGCGCTTCCTCACCTACATGTTCATGCACGTGGG gctggagcagctggggttCAACgccctcctgcagctgatgATAGGGGTGCCCCTGGAGATGGTGCACGGCATCCTGCGCATCAGCTTCCTCTACCTGGCCGGAGTCCTGGCAG GCTCCCTCACCGTCTCCATCACGGACATGAGGGCCCCCCTGGTCGGGGGCTCAGGGGGGGTCTAcgccctctgctctgctcacctCGCCAATGTTGTCATG AACTGGGCCGGGATGCGCTGTCCCTACAAGCTGCTGCGGATGGTGTTGGCGCTGGTGTGCA TGAGCTCCGAGGTTGGTCGCGCTGTCTGGCTCCGCTTCTCGCCGCCGCTGCCGGCCTCGGGCCCCCAGCCCAGCTTCATGGCGCACCTGGCAGGGGCCATCGTGGGCATCAGCATGGGGCTGACCATCCTGCGCAGCTACGAGGAAAGCCTGCAGGACCAGTGCGGctggtgggtgctgctgctgtcctacGGCACCTTCCTGCTCTTTGCCGTCTTCTGGAACATCTTCGCCTACGACATGCTGGGGGCACAGATCCCCCCCCCGCCGTag